In Ctenopharyngodon idella isolate HZGC_01 chromosome 2, HZGC01, whole genome shotgun sequence, the following are encoded in one genomic region:
- the pde4bb gene encoding cAMP-specific 3',5'-cyclic phosphodiesterase 4B isoform X3, with protein sequence MLDESYQKLAVETMEELDWCLDQLETIQTYRSVSDMASNKFKRMLNRELTHLSEMSRSGNQVSEFISNTFLDKQNELEIPSPTSKSRERKRRQQQQQLMTQISGVRKVTLGPGLSSSCSTARFGVKTDLEDLLSKDLENINKWGLNIFNVAEHSHHRPLTCIMYAILQERDLMKTFKIPVDTFVTYMMTLEDHYHADVAYHNSLHAADVAQSTHILLSTPALEAVFTDLEILAAIFAAAIHDVDHPGVSNQFLINTNSELALMYNDESVLENHHLAVGFKLLQGENCDIFQNLSKKQRQTLRKMVIDMVLATDMSKHMSLLADLKTMVETKKVTSSGVLLLDNYTDRIQVLRNMVHCADLSNPTKPLDLYRQWTDRIMDEFFHQGDRERERGMEISPMCDKHTASVEKSQVGFIDYIVHPLWETWADLVHPDAQDILDTLEENRNWYHSMIPQSPSPPFFETGTDGGDKFQFELEVEEGPKQDTENMLETDDVEIETCSPSSAET encoded by the exons ATGAATCCTACCAGAAGTTGGCTGTGGAGACCATGGAGGAGCTAGACTGGTGCCTGGACCAGCTGGAGACCATCCAGACTTACCGCTCTGTTAGTGACATGGCCTCCAACAAG ttcAAGAGGATGTTGAATCGGGAACTGACACATCTGTCTGAGATGAGTCGCTCTGGAAACCAGGTGTCTGAGTTCATCTCCAacactttcttag ATAAACAGAATGAACTGGAGATCCCATCGCCCACTTCAAAATCACgggagaggaagaggaggcagcagcagcagcagcttaTGACTCAGATCAGCGGGGTGAGGAAGGTCACGCTTGGCCCGGGTCTGTCCAGCAGCTGCAGTACGGCCCGTTTTGGCGTAAAGACAGATTTGGAGGACTTGCTCTCTAAG GACCTGGAGAACATCAACAAGTGGGGTCTGAACATCTTCAATGTTGCAGAGCACTCTCACCACCGGCCTCTGACCTGCATCATGTATGCCATCCTTCAG gAGAGAGATTTAATGAAGACATTTAAGATCCCAGTGGACACCTTTGTGACATACATGATGACTCTTGAAGACCACTACCACGCAGACGTGGCCTATCACAACAGTCTACACGCGGCTGATGTGGCCCAGTCCACACACATCCTGCTGTCCACACCTGCACTGGAA GCAGTCTTTACAGACCTGGAGATCCTGGCCGCTATCTTTGCAGCAGCCATCCATGACGTGGACCACCCAGGGGTCTCAAACCAGTTCCTAATTAATACCA ACTCTGAGCTGGCGCTCATGTACAATGATGAGTCTGTTCTCGAGAACCATCACCTAGCGGTTGGTTTCAAGCTCTTGCAAGGGGAAAACTGTGATATCTTCCAAAACCTCTCCAAGAAACAGCGACAGACTCTCAGGAAAATGGTCATTGACATG GTACTAGCGACAGACATGTCCAAGCACATGAGCTTACTGGCTGACTTGAAGACAATGGTCGAGACCAAGAAGGTGACTAGTTCAGGAGTGTTGTTGCTTGACAACTATACGGACAGGATACAG GTCTTACGAAATATGGTTCACTGTGCCGATCTCAGCAATCCCACCAAGCCATTAGATCTGTACCGGCAATGGACGGACCGCATTATGGATGAGTTTTTCCACCAGGGTGaccgagagagagagcgaggcATGGAGATCAGCCCGATGTGTGACAAACACACCGCTTCAGTGGAGAAATCTCAG GTTGGTTTCATTGACTACATCGTGCACCCGCTATGGGAGACTTGGGCGGACCTGGTGCATCCAGATGCGCAGGATATCTTGGACACTTTAGAAGAGAACAGGAACTGGTACCACAGCATGATACCACAGAGTCCCTCCCCTCCCTTCTTTGAAACAGGAACTGACGGTGGAGATAAGTTTCAGTTCGAGTTGGAAGTTGAGGAAGGACCCAAGCAGGATACAGAGAATATGTTAGAGACAGACGATGTAGAGATTGAGACATGTTCTCCTTCATCTGCCGAGACGTAG
- the pde4bb gene encoding cAMP-specific 3',5'-cyclic phosphodiesterase 4B isoform X4, with amino-acid sequence MEELDWCLDQLETIQTYRSVSDMASNKFKRMLNRELTHLSEMSRSGNQVSEFISNTFLDKQNELEIPSPTSKSRERKRRQQQQQLMTQISGVRKVTLGPGLSSSCSTARFGVKTDLEDLLSKDLENINKWGLNIFNVAEHSHHRPLTCIMYAILQERDLMKTFKIPVDTFVTYMMTLEDHYHADVAYHNSLHAADVAQSTHILLSTPALEAVFTDLEILAAIFAAAIHDVDHPGVSNQFLINTNSELALMYNDESVLENHHLAVGFKLLQGENCDIFQNLSKKQRQTLRKMVIDMVLATDMSKHMSLLADLKTMVETKKVTSSGVLLLDNYTDRIQVLRNMVHCADLSNPTKPLDLYRQWTDRIMDEFFHQGDRERERGMEISPMCDKHTASVEKSQVGFIDYIVHPLWETWADLVHPDAQDILDTLEENRNWYHSMIPQSPSPPFFETGTDGGDKFQFELEVEEGPKQDTENMLETDDVEIETCSPSSAET; translated from the exons ATGGAGGAGCTAGACTGGTGCCTGGACCAGCTGGAGACCATCCAGACTTACCGCTCTGTTAGTGACATGGCCTCCAACAAG ttcAAGAGGATGTTGAATCGGGAACTGACACATCTGTCTGAGATGAGTCGCTCTGGAAACCAGGTGTCTGAGTTCATCTCCAacactttcttag ATAAACAGAATGAACTGGAGATCCCATCGCCCACTTCAAAATCACgggagaggaagaggaggcagcagcagcagcagcttaTGACTCAGATCAGCGGGGTGAGGAAGGTCACGCTTGGCCCGGGTCTGTCCAGCAGCTGCAGTACGGCCCGTTTTGGCGTAAAGACAGATTTGGAGGACTTGCTCTCTAAG GACCTGGAGAACATCAACAAGTGGGGTCTGAACATCTTCAATGTTGCAGAGCACTCTCACCACCGGCCTCTGACCTGCATCATGTATGCCATCCTTCAG gAGAGAGATTTAATGAAGACATTTAAGATCCCAGTGGACACCTTTGTGACATACATGATGACTCTTGAAGACCACTACCACGCAGACGTGGCCTATCACAACAGTCTACACGCGGCTGATGTGGCCCAGTCCACACACATCCTGCTGTCCACACCTGCACTGGAA GCAGTCTTTACAGACCTGGAGATCCTGGCCGCTATCTTTGCAGCAGCCATCCATGACGTGGACCACCCAGGGGTCTCAAACCAGTTCCTAATTAATACCA ACTCTGAGCTGGCGCTCATGTACAATGATGAGTCTGTTCTCGAGAACCATCACCTAGCGGTTGGTTTCAAGCTCTTGCAAGGGGAAAACTGTGATATCTTCCAAAACCTCTCCAAGAAACAGCGACAGACTCTCAGGAAAATGGTCATTGACATG GTACTAGCGACAGACATGTCCAAGCACATGAGCTTACTGGCTGACTTGAAGACAATGGTCGAGACCAAGAAGGTGACTAGTTCAGGAGTGTTGTTGCTTGACAACTATACGGACAGGATACAG GTCTTACGAAATATGGTTCACTGTGCCGATCTCAGCAATCCCACCAAGCCATTAGATCTGTACCGGCAATGGACGGACCGCATTATGGATGAGTTTTTCCACCAGGGTGaccgagagagagagcgaggcATGGAGATCAGCCCGATGTGTGACAAACACACCGCTTCAGTGGAGAAATCTCAG GTTGGTTTCATTGACTACATCGTGCACCCGCTATGGGAGACTTGGGCGGACCTGGTGCATCCAGATGCGCAGGATATCTTGGACACTTTAGAAGAGAACAGGAACTGGTACCACAGCATGATACCACAGAGTCCCTCCCCTCCCTTCTTTGAAACAGGAACTGACGGTGGAGATAAGTTTCAGTTCGAGTTGGAAGTTGAGGAAGGACCCAAGCAGGATACAGAGAATATGTTAGAGACAGACGATGTAGAGATTGAGACATGTTCTCCTTCATCTGCCGAGACGTAG
- the pde4bb gene encoding cAMP-specific 3',5'-cyclic phosphodiesterase 4B isoform X5, with the protein MPEVNYLLSVSWGYIKFKRMLNRELTHLSEMSRSGNQVSEFISNTFLDKQNELEIPSPTSKSRERKRRQQQQQLMTQISGVRKVTLGPGLSSSCSTARFGVKTDLEDLLSKDLENINKWGLNIFNVAEHSHHRPLTCIMYAILQERDLMKTFKIPVDTFVTYMMTLEDHYHADVAYHNSLHAADVAQSTHILLSTPALEAVFTDLEILAAIFAAAIHDVDHPGVSNQFLINTNSELALMYNDESVLENHHLAVGFKLLQGENCDIFQNLSKKQRQTLRKMVIDMVLATDMSKHMSLLADLKTMVETKKVTSSGVLLLDNYTDRIQVLRNMVHCADLSNPTKPLDLYRQWTDRIMDEFFHQGDRERERGMEISPMCDKHTASVEKSQVGFIDYIVHPLWETWADLVHPDAQDILDTLEENRNWYHSMIPQSPSPPFFETGTDGGDKFQFELEVEEGPKQDTENMLETDDVEIETCSPSSAET; encoded by the exons ATGCCTGAAGTCAACTACCTGCTCTCAGTGTCCTGGGGTTACATTAAG ttcAAGAGGATGTTGAATCGGGAACTGACACATCTGTCTGAGATGAGTCGCTCTGGAAACCAGGTGTCTGAGTTCATCTCCAacactttcttag ATAAACAGAATGAACTGGAGATCCCATCGCCCACTTCAAAATCACgggagaggaagaggaggcagcagcagcagcagcttaTGACTCAGATCAGCGGGGTGAGGAAGGTCACGCTTGGCCCGGGTCTGTCCAGCAGCTGCAGTACGGCCCGTTTTGGCGTAAAGACAGATTTGGAGGACTTGCTCTCTAAG GACCTGGAGAACATCAACAAGTGGGGTCTGAACATCTTCAATGTTGCAGAGCACTCTCACCACCGGCCTCTGACCTGCATCATGTATGCCATCCTTCAG gAGAGAGATTTAATGAAGACATTTAAGATCCCAGTGGACACCTTTGTGACATACATGATGACTCTTGAAGACCACTACCACGCAGACGTGGCCTATCACAACAGTCTACACGCGGCTGATGTGGCCCAGTCCACACACATCCTGCTGTCCACACCTGCACTGGAA GCAGTCTTTACAGACCTGGAGATCCTGGCCGCTATCTTTGCAGCAGCCATCCATGACGTGGACCACCCAGGGGTCTCAAACCAGTTCCTAATTAATACCA ACTCTGAGCTGGCGCTCATGTACAATGATGAGTCTGTTCTCGAGAACCATCACCTAGCGGTTGGTTTCAAGCTCTTGCAAGGGGAAAACTGTGATATCTTCCAAAACCTCTCCAAGAAACAGCGACAGACTCTCAGGAAAATGGTCATTGACATG GTACTAGCGACAGACATGTCCAAGCACATGAGCTTACTGGCTGACTTGAAGACAATGGTCGAGACCAAGAAGGTGACTAGTTCAGGAGTGTTGTTGCTTGACAACTATACGGACAGGATACAG GTCTTACGAAATATGGTTCACTGTGCCGATCTCAGCAATCCCACCAAGCCATTAGATCTGTACCGGCAATGGACGGACCGCATTATGGATGAGTTTTTCCACCAGGGTGaccgagagagagagcgaggcATGGAGATCAGCCCGATGTGTGACAAACACACCGCTTCAGTGGAGAAATCTCAG GTTGGTTTCATTGACTACATCGTGCACCCGCTATGGGAGACTTGGGCGGACCTGGTGCATCCAGATGCGCAGGATATCTTGGACACTTTAGAAGAGAACAGGAACTGGTACCACAGCATGATACCACAGAGTCCCTCCCCTCCCTTCTTTGAAACAGGAACTGACGGTGGAGATAAGTTTCAGTTCGAGTTGGAAGTTGAGGAAGGACCCAAGCAGGATACAGAGAATATGTTAGAGACAGACGATGTAGAGATTGAGACATGTTCTCCTTCATCTGCCGAGACGTAG